Proteins encoded within one genomic window of Flavobacterium sp. NG2:
- a CDS encoding glycoside hydrolase family 10 protein — protein MTQNFSAAVLSFFLTVLFSATQAQVNTMHPKNEFRAVWIATVVNIDWPKTSLDGVAKQKADFIEILDTYKKLNYNAVIVQIRSVGDAFYPSKLAPWSRYLTGKEGKAPDPYYDPLEWMINETHARGFEFHAWFNPFRATFDLKKETLSPNHDMIKHPEWMIKYGEKYYYNPGLPEVQNHLVAVVDEVVKNYDIDAVHFDDYFYPYKIAGQDFNDSASYRKYGNGLSLADWRRQNVNNYVKCTNYAIKKLKPWVQFGISPFGVWRNKSVDPRGSDTQSGQTNYDDLFADPMAWMEYGWIDYLLPQLYWSIEHKTASYSKLLKWWSENTNGNTAIYIGNSTYKINTDSDKKWNNPMEIPNQIDLNRSYPNIQGNGFFSAKWFLNNNNKAVTDILINNQYKYPALPNVVPQSKMKVEDYPEVWDINIDKESDKGTITIKYPEKSKIRYLLVYGAKNQNEIDTNHPKYIVDKIQLKEKKAALTFEIPKCYLEKHNACAISFIDYYGNESEATVVKKVTTTKTPKTNSKIQTTLHHE, from the coding sequence ATGACCCAAAACTTTTCAGCAGCGGTACTTTCTTTCTTTTTAACAGTACTTTTTTCAGCTACTCAAGCACAAGTAAATACTATGCATCCTAAAAACGAATTTAGAGCAGTATGGATAGCAACTGTTGTTAATATTGACTGGCCAAAAACTAGTCTTGATGGTGTTGCAAAACAAAAAGCCGATTTTATCGAAATACTAGATACTTACAAAAAACTGAATTACAATGCTGTTATTGTTCAAATACGTAGCGTAGGTGATGCTTTTTATCCATCAAAATTAGCGCCTTGGTCTCGTTATTTAACAGGTAAAGAAGGCAAAGCACCAGACCCTTATTACGATCCTCTTGAATGGATGATTAATGAAACTCATGCCCGTGGATTTGAATTTCACGCTTGGTTTAATCCTTTCAGAGCTACTTTTGACTTAAAAAAAGAAACCCTAAGTCCTAACCATGATATGATTAAACATCCCGAATGGATGATTAAATACGGTGAGAAATATTACTACAACCCTGGCTTACCTGAAGTACAAAATCATTTGGTTGCTGTAGTAGATGAAGTAGTTAAAAATTACGACATTGATGCTGTTCATTTTGACGACTATTTTTATCCTTATAAAATTGCAGGACAAGACTTTAATGACTCCGCTTCTTATAGAAAATATGGTAACGGCTTATCACTAGCAGATTGGAGACGCCAAAACGTGAACAACTATGTAAAATGCACAAACTACGCTATCAAAAAACTAAAACCTTGGGTACAATTTGGCATCAGTCCGTTTGGAGTTTGGAGAAACAAATCAGTTGACCCTCGAGGCTCTGACACCCAATCTGGTCAAACTAACTACGATGATTTATTTGCTGATCCAATGGCTTGGATGGAATACGGTTGGATTGATTATTTATTACCACAACTGTATTGGAGTATTGAGCACAAAACAGCTTCTTACTCAAAATTATTAAAATGGTGGTCTGAAAACACAAATGGTAATACCGCAATTTACATTGGAAACAGTACCTATAAAATCAATACCGACTCGGATAAAAAGTGGAACAATCCGATGGAAATTCCAAACCAAATCGATTTAAACAGAAGTTATCCTAACATACAAGGGAATGGTTTTTTTAGTGCCAAATGGTTTCTTAACAATAATAACAAAGCCGTAACTGATATCTTAATAAACAATCAATATAAATATCCTGCGTTACCAAATGTGGTTCCACAATCTAAAATGAAGGTCGAAGATTATCCTGAAGTTTGGGATATTAATATTGACAAAGAATCAGACAAAGGTACGATTACAATCAAATATCCAGAAAAAAGTAAAATACGATACCTACTTGTTTATGGTGCCAAAAACCAAAACGAAATCGATACAAACCATCCAAAATACATCGTTGATAAAATTCAATTGAAAGAAAAAAAGGCTGCTTTGACATTCGAAATTCCAAAATGTTATTTAGAGAAACACAATGCTTGTGCTATTTCATTTATTGATTACTACGGAAATGAAAGTGAAGCTACAGTGGTAAAAAAAGTAACAACTACCAAGACTCCAAAAACGAATTCTAAAATTCAAACCACTTTACACCATGAGTAA
- a CDS encoding pentapeptide repeat-containing protein encodes MPEYFLDQNYNTIFYQEEELNFKEFEACIFTNCDFTQCNFKAITFIDCTFTNCNFNNANINHVAFRTVYFNQCQIIDVNFAMTDKFIFEIHFKDCILDFSKFYALKMKGTTFTNCSLIAVDFMQTDLTAVSFTNCDLYRAEFDKATANKVDFSTSRNYTINPKTTKLKKAVFSLEYLKGLLFKHDVIVE; translated from the coding sequence ATGCCCGAATACTTCCTCGACCAAAACTATAACACCATTTTCTACCAAGAGGAAGAACTCAATTTCAAAGAATTTGAAGCTTGTATTTTTACAAATTGCGATTTCACCCAATGCAATTTCAAAGCTATTACTTTTATCGATTGTACTTTTACCAATTGTAATTTCAACAATGCCAACATCAATCATGTTGCTTTTAGAACAGTTTATTTTAATCAGTGCCAAATCATTGACGTTAATTTTGCAATGACGGATAAATTCATTTTTGAAATCCATTTTAAAGATTGTATTTTGGATTTCTCTAAATTTTATGCACTCAAAATGAAAGGTACCACTTTCACCAACTGTAGTTTGATAGCGGTCGATTTCATGCAAACAGATTTGACTGCAGTTTCCTTTACAAATTGCGACTTATATCGCGCCGAATTTGATAAAGCTACAGCTAATAAAGTAGATTTTTCAACTAGTCGAAATTACACCATTAACCCAAAAACTACCAAACTCAAAAAGGCTGTTTTCTCCTTAGAATATTTAAAAGGGCTGTTATTTAAACATGATGTTATCGTGGAATAA
- a CDS encoding YebC/PmpR family DNA-binding transcriptional regulator translates to MGRAFEFRKGRKMKRWSAMAKAFTRIGKDIVMAVKEGGPNPDANSRLRAVIQNAKAANMPKDNVERAIKKATDKDTANYKEVLFEGYAPHGIALLIETATDNNNRTVANVRSYFNKCNGTMGTQGSVEFMFDHTCNFRIPKEGIDAEELELELIDFGAEEVFEDEDGILIYAPFNSFGTIQKELEARNLEILSSGFERIPQITKKLTEAEMADVEKLIEKLEEDDDVMNVYHTMEEA, encoded by the coding sequence ATGGGAAGAGCATTTGAATTTAGAAAAGGGCGTAAAATGAAACGTTGGTCAGCGATGGCTAAAGCATTTACAAGAATTGGGAAAGACATCGTAATGGCCGTTAAGGAAGGTGGTCCAAATCCTGATGCTAATTCGAGATTAAGAGCCGTAATCCAAAATGCTAAGGCAGCTAATATGCCGAAAGACAATGTGGAACGCGCCATCAAAAAAGCAACAGACAAAGACACTGCCAACTATAAAGAAGTATTATTCGAAGGTTACGCACCACACGGAATTGCACTTTTGATAGAAACTGCTACTGACAACAACAACAGAACAGTTGCGAATGTGAGAAGTTATTTTAACAAATGCAATGGTACAATGGGAACACAAGGTTCTGTTGAATTTATGTTTGACCACACTTGTAACTTCCGTATTCCAAAAGAAGGAATTGATGCTGAAGAATTAGAGTTAGAATTAATCGACTTTGGTGCCGAAGAAGTTTTTGAAGACGAAGACGGAATCTTGATTTACGCTCCTTTCAATAGTTTTGGAACTATCCAAAAAGAATTAGAAGCCAGAAATCTAGAAATTCTTTCTTCAGGTTTTGAGCGTATTCCTCAAATTACAAAAAAATTAACCGAAGCTGAAATGGCTGATGTTGAAAAACTAATCGAAAAATTAGAAGAAGATGATGATGTGATGAATGTTTATCACACTATGGAAGAAGCTTAA
- the nhaC gene encoding Na+/H+ antiporter NhaC — translation METKIHRNKELSIGEALIPILFLVILLGYNVYVFGDNALSGSNQFILLIGGAIAAIVGFFNKVSFHNMMEEVANNIKSTVPAILILLMVGALAGTWLVSGIIPTMIYYGLQILNPTIFLPATLIICSIISIATGSSWTTSATVGIALIGVGGALGFDLGIVAGAVISGAYFGDKLSPMSDTTNLAPAMAGTDLFTHIRYMTLTTIPTYVVTLIIFTILGLNSESKGDVNIGSLIQDIQNTFTISAWLFLVPLVVIGLIIKKTEPLIALLAGTILAAIFALIFQPHIINQIAGVQNMSFESAYKGVMNAITIEVVIPTPNKTLADLFTSGGMQKMLGTIWLIICAMVFGGIMDAIGALARISQSLLKMAHSTFGLFASTVGSCLAINITASDQYLSIVIPGKMFAKAYEKKGLAPENLSRTLEDAGTVTSVLIPWNTCGAYQSSTLGVSTLDYLPYAIFNILSPITTLLFAAFNIKIRQLIAQKNDI, via the coding sequence ATGGAAACCAAAATTCATAGAAATAAGGAGTTATCAATAGGAGAAGCTTTAATCCCAATTCTCTTTTTGGTTATTTTATTAGGGTATAATGTATATGTTTTTGGCGACAATGCGTTGAGTGGTAGCAATCAATTTATATTACTTATTGGAGGAGCGATAGCGGCTATTGTTGGTTTTTTTAACAAAGTAAGCTTTCATAACATGATGGAAGAAGTGGCTAACAATATCAAATCTACCGTTCCCGCTATTCTAATTTTATTGATGGTGGGCGCCTTAGCAGGAACTTGGCTCGTGAGTGGTATTATCCCAACCATGATTTATTATGGACTACAAATTCTAAATCCTACTATATTTTTACCGGCTACCTTAATCATTTGTTCAATTATCTCTATTGCAACCGGAAGTTCATGGACAACTAGTGCTACTGTTGGTATTGCGCTTATTGGTGTGGGAGGCGCATTAGGATTTGATTTAGGCATAGTTGCTGGAGCTGTTATTTCTGGCGCTTATTTTGGAGACAAACTATCCCCTATGTCGGATACTACTAATTTGGCACCAGCAATGGCTGGAACAGATTTGTTCACCCACATTCGCTACATGACTTTGACAACAATCCCTACTTATGTAGTAACATTGATTATATTCACTATCCTAGGGCTAAATAGTGAAAGCAAAGGCGATGTCAATATTGGCTCCCTAATACAAGATATACAAAACACCTTTACCATTTCAGCATGGTTATTTTTGGTTCCTTTAGTAGTTATAGGACTTATCATCAAAAAAACAGAACCCTTAATAGCACTTTTGGCCGGAACCATACTGGCTGCAATTTTCGCCCTCATTTTTCAACCACATATCATCAATCAAATTGCAGGCGTGCAAAACATGAGTTTTGAATCTGCATACAAAGGGGTTATGAACGCCATCACAATAGAAGTCGTTATCCCAACACCTAACAAAACTTTGGCTGACCTATTCACTTCTGGCGGCATGCAAAAAATGCTAGGTACCATCTGGTTAATTATTTGCGCAATGGTTTTTGGCGGAATTATGGACGCTATTGGAGCCTTGGCTCGCATTAGCCAATCTTTATTAAAAATGGCACACAGCACTTTTGGTCTATTTGCCTCAACCGTTGGAAGTTGCCTTGCTATCAATATCACTGCCTCTGACCAGTATTTATCGATAGTAATCCCTGGTAAAATGTTTGCCAAGGCCTACGAAAAAAAGGGATTAGCTCCCGAAAATTTAAGTCGTACTCTTGAAGATGCGGGTACTGTAACTTCAGTCTTAATTCCTTGGAACACCTGTGGTGCCTATCAATCTAGTACTTTAGGAGTAAGTACACTTGATTATTTACCTTATGCTATTTTCAATATCTTAAGTCCAATAACCACCTTACTTTTTGCTGCATTCAATATCAAAATCAGGCAATTAATAGCGCAGAAAAATGATATCTAA
- a CDS encoding GNAT family N-acetyltransferase codes for MVVIVPASILDFAVIEAIARKTWPLAYGQILSEEQMEYMLDSFYSVEKLKENVAQSGHYFVLAKDDNAVVGFASFEHDYNGEKATKIHKLYLLPETQGKGMGKKIVDYIADSALKAKSQSLLLNVNRFNKALFFYQKIGFSIIREEDIDIGQGYLMEDYVMEKKL; via the coding sequence ATGGTTGTCATTGTCCCTGCAAGCATTCTAGATTTTGCTGTTATCGAAGCGATTGCTCGTAAAACTTGGCCGTTGGCTTACGGACAGATTTTGTCCGAAGAGCAAATGGAGTATATGTTGGATTCTTTTTACTCAGTGGAAAAACTAAAGGAAAATGTAGCGCAATCAGGGCATTATTTTGTATTAGCTAAAGATGATAATGCTGTTGTTGGTTTTGCTTCCTTCGAGCATGATTATAATGGCGAAAAGGCAACCAAAATTCACAAACTCTACCTTTTGCCTGAGACACAAGGCAAAGGTATGGGCAAGAAAATCGTTGATTATATTGCTGATTCGGCTCTTAAAGCAAAATCCCAATCCCTATTATTAAACGTCAATCGATTTAATAAGGCGTTATTTTTTTATCAAAAAATAGGTTTTTCGATTATTCGAGAAGAGGATATTGACATTGGTCAAGGTTATTTGATGGAGGATTATGTAATGGAGAAAAAGTTATAG
- a CDS encoding glycoside hydrolase family 3 protein — MTLEQKIGQFFFPAVFINDTEENIQATERLIREHHIGGLTFFHSRASAATNYESKKKVEFNDDSYNRLKELIVRYQKCASTPLLMSIDAEWGLAMRVEKTPQYPYAITLGALPESQSNLVYELGKQIGLDLKTAGIHYNLAPLADINNNPDNPVIGYRSFGENKEKVARFAVEYLEGMSDSGVLGCLKHFPGHGNTNVDSHLGLPILEENLEELLANELYPFIVGIDNQVDSIMIGHLAVPALNEGKNTSATLSKNIIEKLLREQLKYDGLVISDALNMHSVSKLYDKKGQLEWEAFNAGNDVLCFAENVPEGIQEILKNATSERIEASYQRLMRCKEKVGILKGKTQPEGKLNFVTTSNLNRKIAQQSISTIKNTDNYTTITKSAKKNQFAVISLYKDRSCVFSETVAKELNTASFFLENGSADNIVSLENQIENLDTLAIALFVPKAKPYNNFEIEDSVLALLDRLFSTKKCILYVFGNPYALQVIPNLASAKGIIQVYQDFTEFQEIAANQLLNNTKTKGSLPVSIPSLHNL, encoded by the coding sequence ATGACATTAGAACAAAAAATAGGACAATTCTTTTTTCCTGCGGTTTTCATCAATGATACCGAAGAAAACATTCAAGCTACCGAACGTTTGATTCGGGAGCATCATATAGGCGGATTGACTTTTTTTCATTCGCGCGCCAGTGCTGCCACGAATTATGAGAGCAAGAAAAAAGTCGAGTTCAATGACGATAGTTACAATCGCTTGAAAGAACTGATTGTTCGTTACCAAAAATGCGCTTCAACTCCCCTATTAATGAGTATTGATGCCGAATGGGGATTAGCCATGCGAGTGGAAAAAACACCACAATATCCGTATGCGATTACATTGGGAGCTTTGCCTGAATCCCAATCCAATTTGGTTTACGAATTAGGAAAACAAATCGGTTTAGACCTAAAAACCGCGGGGATTCATTATAATTTGGCTCCATTGGCTGATATTAATAACAACCCTGACAATCCCGTGATTGGGTATCGTTCCTTTGGTGAAAACAAAGAAAAAGTAGCGCGTTTTGCTGTGGAATATCTAGAAGGGATGAGTGATTCAGGCGTTTTAGGTTGTCTAAAACATTTCCCTGGTCACGGAAACACAAATGTCGATTCGCATTTAGGATTACCTATATTAGAGGAAAACTTAGAAGAATTATTAGCTAACGAATTATATCCTTTTATCGTTGGAATCGACAATCAAGTCGATTCGATTATGATTGGACATTTGGCTGTTCCCGCTTTAAATGAAGGTAAAAACACTTCAGCAACCTTATCCAAAAATATTATTGAAAAATTATTACGAGAGCAACTAAAATACGATGGTTTAGTTATTTCTGACGCGTTGAACATGCACAGTGTTTCCAAATTATACGATAAGAAAGGACAACTAGAGTGGGAAGCTTTCAATGCTGGAAATGACGTTTTATGCTTTGCCGAAAATGTTCCTGAAGGCATTCAAGAAATCCTTAAAAATGCGACATCAGAACGTATCGAAGCGAGCTACCAACGACTAATGCGTTGCAAAGAAAAAGTGGGTATCTTAAAAGGAAAAACACAACCTGAAGGTAAATTAAACTTTGTCACAACATCCAACTTAAACCGAAAAATAGCACAACAGAGCATTAGCACTATAAAAAACACTGACAATTATACAACCATTACAAAAAGTGCTAAAAAAAACCAATTTGCTGTAATTAGCCTTTACAAAGACAGAAGTTGTGTATTCTCAGAGACAGTTGCCAAAGAACTAAATACAGCTTCTTTTTTCCTCGAAAATGGTTCAGCAGATAACATCGTATCTTTAGAAAACCAAATAGAAAATTTAGACACGCTTGCAATCGCATTATTCGTTCCCAAAGCTAAACCTTACAACAATTTTGAAATCGAAGATTCGGTTTTAGCGCTGTTAGACCGTCTTTTTTCAACCAAAAAATGTATCTTGTATGTTTTTGGAAATCCGTATGCTTTACAAGTGATTCCTAATTTGGCTTCCGCTAAGGGTATCATTCAAGTTTATCAAGATTTCACCGAATTTCAAGAAATAGCTGCAAATCAGCTACTAAACAATACAAAAACAAAAGGCAGTTTACCTGTATCAATTCCAAGTTTACACAACCTATAA
- a CDS encoding NAD(P)H-hydrate dehydratase — translation MKTLKPIDKSEILKLYKPISPTTHKGLQGHALFIAGSYGKMGAAVLATRSCIKSGCGLVTAFVPRCGYHIMQLANPEVMVYTDDVERRISNVNVGIHPNAVGLGPGLGLSSQTQKAVLNYLKKNHYPLVVDADGLNILSKNREGLALLPPKTILTPHFKELKRLIGDWQTEDEKIDMTISFSKKYNVIVVVKGAPTLIIDGSHIYKNTTGNAALATAGSGDVLTGIITSLLAQSYEPINAAIIGVYLHGLTADIALPEMGVQSFIASDIINYLGQAFLSIEKT, via the coding sequence ATGAAAACACTTAAACCAATCGATAAAAGTGAAATTCTGAAACTTTATAAGCCTATTTCACCCACAACACACAAAGGATTGCAAGGGCATGCTTTGTTCATAGCAGGAAGTTATGGGAAAATGGGGGCAGCAGTTTTAGCTACTCGTTCGTGTATTAAATCGGGTTGTGGATTAGTAACTGCCTTCGTCCCTCGATGCGGTTATCATATTATGCAACTCGCAAACCCCGAAGTGATGGTTTATACAGATGATGTAGAAAGACGAATTTCAAATGTTAATGTAGGCATACATCCCAACGCCGTAGGATTAGGTCCTGGATTAGGCTTATCATCGCAAACCCAAAAAGCAGTTTTGAATTATTTGAAAAAAAACCACTACCCTTTAGTGGTAGATGCTGATGGATTAAATATTTTATCTAAAAACAGAGAAGGATTGGCACTGTTACCTCCAAAAACAATTCTTACGCCACATTTCAAAGAATTAAAAAGGTTAATTGGAGATTGGCAAACTGAGGACGAAAAAATTGACATGACAATTTCTTTTTCTAAAAAATACAATGTCATTGTCGTTGTAAAAGGAGCTCCTACACTCATTATAGATGGTTCTCATATCTACAAAAACACTACTGGGAATGCAGCCTTGGCTACAGCTGGAAGTGGAGATGTTTTAACGGGGATTATTACCAGTTTATTGGCACAATCTTACGAACCCATCAATGCAGCCATTATCGGTGTTTATCTTCATGGTCTTACTGCTGATATTGCTTTGCCCGAAATGGGAGTACAATCGTTTATTGCTTCAGATATTATCAATTATTTAGGGCAGGCATTTTTAAGCATAGAAAAAACGTAA
- a CDS encoding MFS transporter, whose translation MSNKHNPWYWIPVLNFASGLPYAIIISVSVIMYKNLGISNEDIGIYTSLLYLPWVIKPLWSPFIDLYSTKRKWFLAMQLLISIAFLVVGFTIPLNQFFMISLAVFWVAAFASASNDVASDGFYLLALKKEEQSFFLGIRSTFYRLSMLTGNGLIVIIGGYLEQEYGDKHKAWSYTMIIVGLIMTLLTIYNYFTTPRTEVASEKETTYSDSKKNFALVFASFFKKKQIGLVLSFILLFRLGESQLLKMLTPFLIDDINVGGLGITTQDVGVIYGTFGILALTIGGILGGIAISKDGLGKWMLPMILTMHLPIIGFILLAHFHPASIYYIYATVIAEQFGYGFGFAAFMMYLIYVAEGESKTSHYAIATGFMALGMMLPGMLSGYIQDYLGYGNFFIWVFLATIPGLILSRFLIYPKDFGKKID comes from the coding sequence ATGAGTAATAAACACAATCCTTGGTACTGGATACCTGTTCTAAATTTCGCTTCTGGATTACCGTATGCTATTATAATATCTGTTTCGGTAATCATGTATAAAAACCTAGGTATCAGCAATGAAGATATCGGAATTTACACGAGTTTATTGTATTTACCATGGGTAATAAAACCACTCTGGAGTCCGTTTATTGATTTATATTCCACCAAACGAAAATGGTTTTTAGCCATGCAATTATTGATATCCATTGCCTTTTTGGTCGTTGGTTTTACAATCCCTCTGAATCAGTTTTTCATGATTAGTTTAGCGGTGTTTTGGGTGGCAGCATTTGCTTCGGCTTCGAATGATGTCGCCAGTGATGGTTTTTATTTATTGGCATTAAAAAAAGAGGAACAATCCTTTTTCCTTGGAATCAGAAGTACCTTTTACCGCCTTTCGATGTTAACCGGAAACGGATTGATTGTTATTATTGGAGGATACCTCGAACAAGAATATGGCGACAAACATAAGGCTTGGTCTTACACTATGATTATCGTGGGATTAATAATGACGCTATTAACGATTTACAATTATTTCACCACACCAAGAACCGAAGTAGCCAGCGAAAAAGAAACCACTTATTCCGATTCTAAGAAAAATTTCGCCTTAGTTTTTGCTAGTTTTTTCAAAAAGAAACAAATAGGATTAGTACTATCGTTTATTTTATTATTTCGTTTAGGTGAATCTCAATTATTAAAGATGTTGACACCTTTTTTAATTGACGATATTAACGTGGGAGGCCTTGGTATTACCACTCAAGATGTCGGTGTTATATATGGAACTTTTGGAATTTTAGCTCTTACTATTGGTGGAATTCTTGGTGGAATTGCCATCTCTAAAGACGGTCTTGGAAAATGGATGTTGCCAATGATTTTAACAATGCACTTACCTATTATTGGTTTTATTTTGCTAGCTCATTTTCATCCTGCATCTATCTATTACATCTATGCTACTGTGATTGCAGAGCAATTTGGTTACGGCTTTGGTTTTGCCGCTTTTATGATGTACTTAATTTATGTGGCTGAAGGCGAATCAAAAACATCACATTATGCCATCGCTACTGGATTTATGGCATTAGGAATGATGTTACCAGGAATGTTGAGTGGCTATATTCAAGATTATTTAGGATACGGTAATTTCTTTATCTGGGTGTTCTTAGCTACGATTCCAGGATTGATTTTGTCGCGATTTTTGATTTACCCTAAGGATTTCGGGAAGAAAATTGATTAA
- the guaC gene encoding GMP reductase — MRIETDLKLGFKDVMIRPKRSTLKSRAQVDLERTFKFLHSTTTWTGIPILAANMDTVGTFEMALALAKEKLFTAIHKHYTLEEWTQFFSRLSPEMYDYIAISTGTGKNDAKKLAEILEKLPALKFICIDVANGYSEHFVNFLKQTRKSYPDKVIIAGNVVTGEMVEELLLAGADIIKVGIGPGSVCTTRVKTGVGYPQLSAIIECADAAHGLGGHIISDGGCATPGDVAKAFGAGADFVMLGGMLAGHTESGGELVENNGKKFKQFYGMSSTTAMQKHVGGVAEYRASEGKTVKVPFRGDVIDTILDILGGLRSTCTYVGASRLKELTKRTTFIRVSEQENRIFNE, encoded by the coding sequence ATGAGAATAGAAACCGACCTCAAATTAGGATTCAAAGACGTGATGATTAGACCCAAACGTTCTACTCTTAAAAGTAGAGCTCAGGTGGATTTAGAACGTACTTTTAAATTTTTACACAGTACAACAACTTGGACAGGTATTCCCATTCTTGCAGCCAATATGGATACCGTAGGGACTTTTGAAATGGCATTGGCTCTAGCCAAAGAAAAACTTTTCACTGCTATTCACAAGCATTATACGTTAGAAGAATGGACACAATTTTTTAGTCGATTATCTCCTGAAATGTATGATTATATTGCCATTAGTACAGGAACAGGTAAAAACGATGCTAAAAAATTAGCCGAAATTTTAGAAAAACTTCCAGCTTTAAAATTTATTTGCATTGATGTTGCCAATGGTTATTCTGAGCATTTTGTCAACTTTCTCAAACAAACGAGGAAATCTTATCCTGATAAAGTAATTATTGCGGGAAATGTGGTCACAGGCGAAATGGTTGAAGAATTGTTACTCGCGGGTGCTGATATTATTAAAGTTGGTATTGGGCCAGGTTCCGTTTGTACGACAAGGGTAAAAACAGGTGTGGGGTATCCCCAACTTTCGGCTATCATTGAATGTGCTGATGCTGCACATGGTTTGGGTGGTCATATCATCAGTGATGGCGGTTGTGCTACACCTGGTGATGTAGCAAAGGCTTTTGGAGCTGGTGCCGATTTTGTGATGCTTGGCGGAATGCTGGCAGGACACACTGAAAGTGGAGGAGAGTTGGTTGAAAATAACGGAAAGAAATTCAAGCAGTTCTACGGAATGAGTTCGACTACAGCGATGCAAAAACATGTGGGAGGCGTTGCTGAATATCGTGCCAGCGAAGGGAAGACTGTTAAAGTTCCTTTTAGAGGTGATGTGATTGATACGATTTTAGATATTTTGGGAGGCTTGCGTAGTACTTGTACCTATGTTGGAGCATCTCGATTGAAAGAATTGACCAAGCGCACAACTTTTATTCGAGTAAGTGAACAAGAAAACAGAATTTTTAACGAATAA
- the gcvT gene encoding glycine cleavage system aminomethyltransferase GcvT, whose protein sequence is MKNTALTHIHEGLGAKMLPFAGYNMPISYEGINAEHETVRNAVGVFDVSHMGEFLLSGSNALALIQKVTSNDASTLTDGRAQYSCLPNATGGIVDDLLVYKIKDEQYLLVVNASNIDKDWEWISSQNDMGVEMKNLSDDYSLLAIQGPKAVEAMQSLTSVDLSAIAYYHFEVGDFAGIEHVIISATGYTGAGGFEIYCKNSEVEQIWNKVFEAGAAFGIKPIGLAARDTLRLEMGFCLYGNDINDTTSPIEAGLGWITKFNKEFTNSENLKQQKEAGVSRKLIGFEMQERAIPRHDYEIVDANGNEIGIVTSGTMSPSLNKGIGLGYVTIENSAVDSDIYIRIRKKDALAKVVKLPFYKK, encoded by the coding sequence ATGAAAAATACTGCTCTTACGCACATACACGAAGGTCTTGGCGCCAAAATGCTTCCTTTTGCAGGATACAATATGCCTATTTCGTATGAAGGAATCAATGCTGAACACGAAACGGTACGTAATGCAGTGGGTGTTTTTGATGTTTCGCACATGGGGGAATTTTTACTATCAGGTTCTAATGCATTGGCTTTGATTCAAAAAGTGACTTCAAATGATGCCTCTACTTTAACTGACGGAAGAGCACAATATTCATGTTTACCTAATGCTACTGGTGGTATTGTTGATGATTTATTGGTTTACAAAATCAAAGACGAACAATATTTATTAGTCGTTAACGCTTCGAATATTGATAAGGATTGGGAATGGATTTCGAGCCAAAATGATATGGGTGTCGAAATGAAAAATCTATCGGACGATTATTCCCTATTAGCCATTCAAGGGCCAAAAGCCGTTGAAGCGATGCAATCCTTGACTTCAGTTGATTTGAGTGCGATTGCTTATTACCATTTTGAAGTGGGTGATTTTGCTGGAATCGAACATGTAATTATTTCGGCTACTGGATATACAGGTGCTGGAGGTTTTGAGATTTATTGTAAAAACAGTGAAGTAGAACAAATTTGGAATAAGGTTTTTGAGGCGGGTGCTGCTTTTGGCATCAAACCAATTGGATTAGCCGCTCGTGATACTTTACGCCTTGAAATGGGATTTTGCTTGTACGGAAACGACATCAACGATACCACTTCGCCAATTGAAGCGGGATTAGGTTGGATTACCAAATTCAATAAAGAGTTTACCAATTCAGAAAATCTTAAACAACAAAAAGAAGCAGGTGTTAGCCGAAAATTAATTGGTTTCGAAATGCAAGAACGTGCTATACCGCGTCATGATTATGAAATTGTAGATGCCAATGGAAACGAAATCGGAATTGTAACATCAGGAACCATGTCGCCTTCGTTAAATAAAGGAATTGGACTTGGTTATGTAACTATCGAAAATAGTGCAGTTGATAGCGATATCTATATTCGTATTCGTAAAAAAGATGCTTTGGCCAAGGTGGTGAAATTGCCATTTTATAAGAAGTAA